A portion of the Nomia melanderi isolate GNS246 chromosome 2, iyNomMela1, whole genome shotgun sequence genome contains these proteins:
- the LOC116430022 gene encoding peptidyl-tRNA hydrolase 2, mitochondrial: MLSVIKYIKRVFKVVKYSDSGYYKMVIIVRSDLSMGTGKTAAQCAHAAVECYRQAVDNSKYQELYEPWLLQGQPKIVVTIRNEQKLLTLAEDARKVGLITAVIKDAGKTVLKPGTISVLGIGPGPKEVVDNLTGNLKLL; the protein is encoded by the coding sequence ATGTTATCTGtgataaagtatataaaacgtgTGTTCAAAGTTGTGAAATATTCGGATAGTGGTTACTATAAAATGGTAATCATTGTGAGATCAGATCTATCTATGGGCACAGGAAAAACTGCTGCACAGTGTGCACATGCTGCTGTGGAATGTTATCGTCAAGCAGTAGATAATTCAAAATATCAAGAATTGTATGAACCTTGGTTATTACAAGGTCAACCAAAAATTGTTGTAACAATACGTAACGAACAAAAATTACTGACATTAGCAGAAGATGCCCGTAAGGTCGGCCTCATTACTGCTGTAATAAAAGATGCaggtaaaactgtattaaagcctGGTACAATTTCAGTACTTGGAATAGGACCAGGCCCTAAAGAGGTTGTAGATAATCTTACTGGTAATTTAAAGCTACTATGA
- the LOC116430019 gene encoding histone H2B: MPPKTSGKAVKKAGKAQKNISKADKKKKRRRKESYAIYIYKVLKQVHPDTGISSKAMSIMNSFVNDVFERIAAEASRLAHYNKRSTITSREIQTAVRLLLPGELAKHAVSEGTKAVTKYTSSK, translated from the coding sequence ATGCCGCCGAAAACCAGTGGGAAAGCCGTGAAGAAAGCTGGAAAAGCTCAGAAGAACATCAGCAAGGCtgacaagaagaagaagcgcaGGAGGAAGGAGAGCTACGCGATCTACATCTACAAAGTCTTGAAGCAGGTTCATCCCGACACTGGCATCTCCAGCAAAGCCATGAGCATCATGAACAGCTTCGTCAACGATGTCTTCGAACGCATTGCGGCCGAAGCGTCTCGTCTGGCTCATTACAACAAACGCTCCACGATCACGTCTCGGGAAATCCAGACCGCCGTTCGTCTGCTGTTGCCCGGTGAACTCGCCAAGCACGCCGTCAGTGAAGGCACCAAGGCTGTCACCAAGTACACCAGCTCCAAGTGA
- the LOC116430020 gene encoding histone H4, whose translation MTGRGKGGKGLGKGGAKRHRKVLRDNIQGITKPAIRRLARRGGVKRISGLIYEETRGVLKVFLENVIRDAVTYTEHAKRKTVTAMDVVYALKRQGRTLYGFGG comes from the coding sequence ATGACTGGTCGCGGTAAGGGAGGAAAGGGATTGGGAAAGGGAGGAGCGAAGCGTCACAGGAAGGTATTGCGTGATAACATCCAGGGTATCACGAAACCTGCGATCCGTCGTCTGGCTCGTCGTGGTGGTGTCAAACGTATATCCGGTTTGATTTACGAAGAAACTCGCGGTGTGCTCAAAGTGTTTCTCGAAAACGTCATTCGAGATGCCGTAACGTACACTGAGCACGCCAAAAGGAAGACGGTAACGGCCATGGACGTCGTCTACGCCCTGAAGAGACAAGGACGCACTCTGTACGGTTTTGGAGGTTAA
- the LOC116429944 gene encoding histone H2B-like, with the protein MPPKVSGKSMKKPVRAQKNISMNKSDLEKKKKRRRKESYAIYIYKVLKQVHPDTGISSRAMSIMNSFVNDIFERIAAEAARLSHYNKRSTITSREVQTAVRLLLPGELAKHAVSEGTKAVTKYTSSK; encoded by the coding sequence ATGCCACCGAAAGTTTCGGGGAAATCAATGAAGAAACCAGTGAGGGCACAGAAGAACATCAGCATGAATAAATCTGACttggagaagaagaagaagaggaggagaaagGAGAGCTACGCGATTTACATCTACAAGGTTCTGAAACAAGTACATCCGGACACCGGCATCTCGAGCCGAGCGATGAGCATCATGAACAGCTTCGTCAACGACATATTCGAACGCATCGCCGCCGAGGCAGCACGATTATCGCATTACAATAAACGCAGCACCATTACGTCGAGGGAGGTTCAAACGGCGGTCAGACTGTTGTTGCCCGGCGAGCTCGCGAAGCACGCGGTCAGCGAAGGCACCAAGGCTGTTACTAAATATACAAGTTCGAAATGA
- the LOC116429941 gene encoding chymotrypsinogen A isoform X2 — protein sequence MTSANVKSVSFVVVALTVVGSVLCSPLLIGSALVVKPNAPSSSLSGNQSSSDLGHFPGAEEDDADTDRIVGGRYARRHQFPFMAVVHRLLGGGYVAQCGGTIISQRWVLTAGHCVSQDPPRRFIVVFGVNDKSGLGYDFYQGSGVAMMTERGALHPGYRPSVNDVGLLYMPRDIPFGRNIQPIRLAGPSQAYEDFAGMKATVIGWGKDQSTGVGTKYLKYATLPIISSSQCSIYWNIIPKKHVCTVAGYGSDACQGDSGGPLIVYKNGAPLQIGVVSYGDANCPSSRPGVFSRVTGYIDWIQQVTGLYYGDQ from the exons ATGACTTCTGCAAACGTTAAGTCTGTTTCCTTCGTCGTTGTCGCCCTGACGGTTGTCGGCAGTGTCCTTTGCAGTCCGCTGTTGATCGGTTCCGCGCTCGTCGTAAAACCGAACGCGCCGAGCAGCAGTCTCTCGGGTAACCAGAGCAGCAGTGATTTGGGACACTTTCCTGGAGCTGAGGAAG ATGACGCAGACACGGACAGGATAGTCGGAGGGAGGTACGCGAGGAGGCATCAGTTCCCGTTCATGGCTGTGGTGCACCGGCTATTGGGCGGAGGCTACGTCGCACAATGCGGCGGAACAATTATCTCTCAAAGATGGGTGCTGACCGCCGGCCACTGCGTGTCGCAGGACCCGCCGCGGAGATTCATCGTGGTATTCGGCGTTAACGATAAATCCGGCTTAGGGTACGATTTCTACCAAGGATCGGGAGTCGCCATGATGACGGAGAGAGGCGCTCTCCACCCAGGCTACCGACCATCCGTGAACGACGTCGGCTTGCTGTACATGCCGCGCGATATTCCGTTCGGAC GGAACATTCAACCTATTCGACTAGCAGGACCAAGTCAAGCGTACGAAGATTTTGCTGGAATGAAGGCCACCGTGATCGGATGGGGAAAAGATCAATCTACCGGCGTGGGAACAAAGTACTTGAAGTACGCCACCCTACCGATTATTTCTAGCTCGCAATGCAGCATCTACTGGAATATTATTCCGAAGAAACATGTGTGCACCGTCGCAGGATATGGATCAGATGCGTGCCAG GGCGACAGCGGCGGTCCATTGATCGTCTATAAAAATGGTGCTCCCCTTCAAATCGGAGTCGTCAGCTACGGAGACGCAAATTGCCCCAGCAGCAGACCCGGCGTTTTCTCGAGGGTGACAGGCTACATCGATTGGATTCAACAAGTTACAGGACTATACTATGGCGACCAGTGA
- the LOC116429941 gene encoding chymotrypsinogen A isoform X1 gives MTSANVKSVSFVVVALTVVGSVLCSPLLIGSALVVKPNAPSSSLSGNQSSSDLGHFPGAEEADDADTDRIVGGRYARRHQFPFMAVVHRLLGGGYVAQCGGTIISQRWVLTAGHCVSQDPPRRFIVVFGVNDKSGLGYDFYQGSGVAMMTERGALHPGYRPSVNDVGLLYMPRDIPFGRNIQPIRLAGPSQAYEDFAGMKATVIGWGKDQSTGVGTKYLKYATLPIISSSQCSIYWNIIPKKHVCTVAGYGSDACQGDSGGPLIVYKNGAPLQIGVVSYGDANCPSSRPGVFSRVTGYIDWIQQVTGLYYGDQ, from the exons ATGACTTCTGCAAACGTTAAGTCTGTTTCCTTCGTCGTTGTCGCCCTGACGGTTGTCGGCAGTGTCCTTTGCAGTCCGCTGTTGATCGGTTCCGCGCTCGTCGTAAAACCGAACGCGCCGAGCAGCAGTCTCTCGGGTAACCAGAGCAGCAGTGATTTGGGACACTTTCCTGGAGCTGAGGAAG CAGATGACGCAGACACGGACAGGATAGTCGGAGGGAGGTACGCGAGGAGGCATCAGTTCCCGTTCATGGCTGTGGTGCACCGGCTATTGGGCGGAGGCTACGTCGCACAATGCGGCGGAACAATTATCTCTCAAAGATGGGTGCTGACCGCCGGCCACTGCGTGTCGCAGGACCCGCCGCGGAGATTCATCGTGGTATTCGGCGTTAACGATAAATCCGGCTTAGGGTACGATTTCTACCAAGGATCGGGAGTCGCCATGATGACGGAGAGAGGCGCTCTCCACCCAGGCTACCGACCATCCGTGAACGACGTCGGCTTGCTGTACATGCCGCGCGATATTCCGTTCGGAC GGAACATTCAACCTATTCGACTAGCAGGACCAAGTCAAGCGTACGAAGATTTTGCTGGAATGAAGGCCACCGTGATCGGATGGGGAAAAGATCAATCTACCGGCGTGGGAACAAAGTACTTGAAGTACGCCACCCTACCGATTATTTCTAGCTCGCAATGCAGCATCTACTGGAATATTATTCCGAAGAAACATGTGTGCACCGTCGCAGGATATGGATCAGATGCGTGCCAG GGCGACAGCGGCGGTCCATTGATCGTCTATAAAAATGGTGCTCCCCTTCAAATCGGAGTCGTCAGCTACGGAGACGCAAATTGCCCCAGCAGCAGACCCGGCGTTTTCTCGAGGGTGACAGGCTACATCGATTGGATTCAACAAGTTACAGGACTATACTATGGCGACCAGTGA
- the LOC116430016 gene encoding integral membrane protein GPR180 translates to MTILGKILLVCLVSCIVSWINYAETTHISGTFNTREFFRFLIKFGFQKTDRHRQKDSYGYIFGNVTSKTNFSVPITLAVLDRGHFIEYYGNRTLEDKSTACTLMFNTLNQSSYDVHCNEEGQDFLRRVPCSKGKLCPDEDSIWNIVKGHQFTYVIQDFWQPSFWYMSLVACYRNTTTCQWEYYDKHDVLEYDIWLVNGNPNTSGLNSLTYQFSYDRQNTIELYSLFFMCYIILVPLQLYAVRLQKHPVTRLFTASLLLEFIAVCLILIHVLKFALDGVGYEQLEVAGDIFDILSRTSFMLLLLLLAKGWAVTRMELTWKPLVFAIWLCYGVVHILLYVWNMTEVDIIEDIDEYQTWPGWFILLFRSAIMIWFLCELRNTMTYEHNTQKLNFLLHFGASSLVWFIYLPIIALIALQVSALWRFKLLLGITYSADCFAYCVMAHLLWPTRSEQYFLLAQGADNGDELDEFNEAPHVLNNYVEPPELSKIIT, encoded by the exons ATGACGATACTCGGGAAGATTTTGTTGGTCTGCCTCGTGTCGTGTATCGTGTCTTGGATCAACTATGCGGAAACCACACACATATCGGGCACCTTCAATACGAGAGAGTTTTTCCGTTTTCTCATTAAATTCGGTTTCCAAAAGACCGATCGCCACCGGCAGAAAGACTCGTACGGGTACATTTTCGGTAACGTAACGTCGAAGACCAATTTCTCTGTGCCGATCACATTGGCAGTGTTAGACCGCGGCCactttatagagtattatggTAACCGAACGTTAGAAGACAAGAGTACCGCCTGTACTCTTATGTTTAATACTCTGAATCAAAGCTCTTACGATGTGCACTGTAACGAGGAAGGTCAAGATTTCTTGAG GAGAGTACCTTGCTCGAAGGGTAAACTATGCCCGGATGAAGATTCCATATGGAACATTGTGAAGGGCCACCAATTCACATATGTCATACAAGATTTCTGGCAGCCAAGTTTTTGGTATATGAGCCTGGTGGCTTGTTATAGAAATACAACCACTTGCCAATGGGAATATTACGACAAACACGATGTGTTAGAATACGATATTTGGCTGGTAAACGGTAATCCAAATACTAGTGGCCTAAACAGTTTGACTTATCAATTCTCGTACGATAGACAGAACACTATAGAATTGTACTCGTTATTCTTTATGTGCTATATTATACTTGTACCACTACAATTGTATGCAGTAAGGTTACAAAAGCACCCTGTGACAAGATTGTTCACTGCCAGTCTTCTGTTAGAATTTATAGCAGTATGTTTGATTTTGATACATGTGCTAAAATTTGCTCTCGATGGAGTTGGCTATGAACAGTTAGAAGTTGCTGGAGATATTTTTGATATTCTGTCTCGg ACATCATTTATGTTATTGCTTCTTCTACTTGCCAAAGGATGGGCAGTAACAAGAATGGAATTAACATGGAAACCATTAGTGTTTGCTATTTGGCTTTGTTATGGAGTAGTCCATATTCTGCTATATGTATGGAATATG ACGGAAGTTGACATTATTGAAGACATTGATGAATACCAGACATGGCCGGGCTGGTTTATACTTCTATTTAGAAGTGCAATAATGATATGGTTTCTATGTGAACTTCGTAATACTATGACATATGAACATAATACTCAGAAGTTGAACTTTTTACTCCATTTTGGTGCATCTTCTTTAGTTTGGTTTATTTACTTACCTATTATAGCTCTTATAGCTCTTCAAGTAAGCGCATTGTGGAGGTTTAAATTGTTACTAg GTATTACATACTCTGCTGATTGTTTTGCATATTGTGTGATGGCTCATTTACTTTGGCCAACACGGAGcgaacaatattttttacttgCACAAGGAGCAGACAATGGTGATGAACTTGACGAATTCAATGAAGCGCCGCATGTGTTAAACAATTATGTAGAACCACCAGAACttagtaaaataattacttaa
- the LOC116429942 gene encoding putative oligoribonuclease isoform X2, protein MDGHGGLDIENHTILEIACIITDCNLNIISEEFEIVINHPDVVLENMNEWSKIHHAQSGLTHDCKCSNITLKEAEQMLLNFLKKYIPKGICPLAGNTIYMDRLFLIKHMPLVHDYLHYRIIDVSSLKELVRRWNSLVYENAPKKQLNHRSLSDVKESIQELKYYKEHFFKSSNQC, encoded by the exons ATGGATGGACACGGAG GGCTTGATATAGAGAACCATACTATTCTAGAAATTGCTTGTATAATAACTGAttgtaatttgaatataattagcGAAGagtttgaaattgtaattaaccATCCAGATGTAGTTCTTGAAAACATGAATGAATGGTCTAAAATTCATCATGCACAA TCAGGTTTAACACATGACTGTAAATGTAGCAACATTACCCTAAAGGAAGCTGAGCAAATGTTACTgaactttttaaagaaatatattccaAAGGGAATTTGCCCGTTAGCtggaaatacaatttatatggatcgtctgtttttaataaaacacatGCCATTAGTCCATGATTACTTACATTATAGAATTATTGATGTATCTTCGTTGAAAGAACTTGTAAG gaGATGGAATTCTTTGGTTTATGAAAATGCAcctaaaaaacaattaaatcacAGATCTTTATCAGATGTGAAAGAAAGTATACAAGAACTGAAATATTACAAGGAGCATTTCTTTAAATCATCAAATCaatgttaa
- the LOC116429943 gene encoding histone H3 produces the protein MARTKQTARKSTGGKAPRKQLATKAARKSAPATGGVKKPHRYRPGTVALREIRRYQKSTELLIRKLPFQRLVREIAQDFKTDLRFQSSAVMALQEASEAYLVGLFEDTNLCAIHAKRVTIMPKDIQLARRIRGERA, from the coding sequence ATGGCTCGTACCAAGCAGACCGCCAGAAAGTCCACCGGAGGAAAAGCTCCTCGCAAGCAGTTGGCGACGAAGGCTGCTCGCAAGAGTGCGCCCGCAACCGGAGGAGTGAAGAAGCCTCACCGTTACCGCCCGGGAACCGTCGCTCTCCGTGAAATCCGTAGATACCAGAAAAGCACCGAACTCCTCATCAGGAAGTTACCGTTCCAACGACTCGTCCGTGAGATTGCCCAGGACTTCAAGACCGACCTTCGTTTCCAAAGTTCAGCCGTGATGGCTCTTCAAGAAGCTAGCGAGGCTTACCTCGTCGGCCTCTTCGAAGACACCAATCTGTGCGCTATCCACGCCAAGAGAGTAACCATCATGCCTAAGGACATTCAACTGGCCCGCAGAATCCGTGGAGAGAGAGCTTAA
- the LOC116430021 gene encoding histone H4: MTGRGKGGKGLGKGGAKRHRKVLRDNIQGITKPAIRRLARRGGVKRISGLIYEETRGVLKVFLENVIRDAVTYTEHAKRKTVTAMDVVYALKRQGRTLYGFGG, from the coding sequence ATGACTGGTCGTGGAAAGGGAGGAAAGGGTTTGGGAAAGGGAGGCGCGAAGAGGCACAGGAAAGTGTTGCGTGATAATATCCAAGGTATCACCAAGCCCGCTATCCGCAGGCTGGCAAGAAGAGGTGGCGTTAAAAGAATCAGCGGCCTGATCTACGAAGAAACACGTGGTGTACTGAAAGTATTCCTGGAAAACGTTATCCGCGATGCTGTCACTTACACGGAGCACGCCAAGAGGAAAACCGTTACAGCTATGGATGTCGTGTACGCCTTGAAACGACAAGGCAGAACCCTGTACGGTTTTGGAGGTTAA
- the LOC116430017 gene encoding uncharacterized protein LOC116430017, which produces MEDKANAGNTSMESESGNTTPAKKTAPKSKSAKASKSKSSHPPTSEMVTTAIKELKDRKGSSLQAIKKYIASTYTVDGEKLAPFIKRYLKSAVTSGAVVQTKGKGASGSFKLSVAKGGETKSKVQRTVKVAEAKKPKKSVEKKTTPVRKPAAAKKAPASPVKKAEAAKKSAAAKKSPAKTEKPAKAEKPKASPDAKAMSKSKKTAKAPAAKTKAPKPKKAAASKTVKASAKK; this is translated from the coding sequence ATGGAGGACAAGGCGAACGCTGGAAACACATCGATGGAGTCCGAGAGCGGGAACACCACTCCGGCGAAGAAGACGGCGCCGAAGTCGAAATCGGCGAAAGCATCGAAGAGCAAGTCCTCTCATCCGCCGACGTCCGAGATGGTGACCACCGCCATCAAGGAGCTGAAGGACCGCAAGGGCTCGTCCCTGCAAGCGATCAAGAAGTACATCGCCTCGACGTACACAGTGGACGGAGAGAAGTTGGCGCCTTTCATCAAACGGTACTTGAAGTCGGCTGTCACGTCTGGCGCTGTCGTGCAGACCAAGGGTAAAGGCGCGTCTGGCTCGTTCAAATTGTCAGTGGCGAAGGGCGGCGAGACGAAGAGCAAGGTGCAGCGGACCGTGAAGGTGGCCGAGGCGAAAAAGCCGAAGAAATCCGTTGAGAAGAAGACGACGCCGGTTCGCAAACCCGCGGCAGCGAAGAAGGCGCCCGCCAGTCCCGTGAAGAAGGCCGAGGCCGCGAAGAAATCGGCGGCCGCCAAGAAGTCGCCCGCCAAAACCGAAAAGCCCGCGAAAGCCGAGAAACCGAAGGCTTCGCCCGACGCTAAGGCGATGTCGAAGAGCAAGAAGACAGCGAAAGCGCCCGCCGCCAAGACCAAAGCTCCGAAGCCGAAGAAGGCCGCTGCCTCGAAGACTGTCAAAGCCTCGGCTAAAAAGTAA
- the LOC116429942 gene encoding putative oligoribonuclease isoform X1, whose protein sequence is MGSDTDAHIVWMDTELTGLDIENHTILEIACIITDCNLNIISEEFEIVINHPDVVLENMNEWSKIHHAQSGLTHDCKCSNITLKEAEQMLLNFLKKYIPKGICPLAGNTIYMDRLFLIKHMPLVHDYLHYRIIDVSSLKELVRRWNSLVYENAPKKQLNHRSLSDVKESIQELKYYKEHFFKSSNQC, encoded by the exons ATGGGATCTGACACGGATGCTCATATAGTATGGATGGACACGGAG CTAACAGGGCTTGATATAGAGAACCATACTATTCTAGAAATTGCTTGTATAATAACTGAttgtaatttgaatataattagcGAAGagtttgaaattgtaattaaccATCCAGATGTAGTTCTTGAAAACATGAATGAATGGTCTAAAATTCATCATGCACAA TCAGGTTTAACACATGACTGTAAATGTAGCAACATTACCCTAAAGGAAGCTGAGCAAATGTTACTgaactttttaaagaaatatattccaAAGGGAATTTGCCCGTTAGCtggaaatacaatttatatggatcgtctgtttttaataaaacacatGCCATTAGTCCATGATTACTTACATTATAGAATTATTGATGTATCTTCGTTGAAAGAACTTGTAAG gaGATGGAATTCTTTGGTTTATGAAAATGCAcctaaaaaacaattaaatcacAGATCTTTATCAGATGTGAAAGAAAGTATACAAGAACTGAAATATTACAAGGAGCATTTCTTTAAATCATCAAATCaatgttaa
- the LOC116430018 gene encoding histone H2A, which yields MSGRGKGGKVKGKAKSRSNRAGLQFPVGRIHRLLRKGNYAERVGAGAPVYLAAVMEYLAAEVLELAGNAARDNKKTRIIPRHLQLAIRNDEELNKLLSGVTIAQGGVLPNIQAVLLPKKTEKKA from the coding sequence ATGTCTGGGCGCGGAAAGGGCGGTAAAGTCAAGGGAAAGGCAAAGTCTCGCTCGAATAGGGCCGGGCTCCAATTTCCGGTGGGTCGTATCCATCGTCTTTTGAGAAAAGGGAATTATGCCGAACGCGTCGGCGCTGGTGCTCCGGTTTATCTGGCCGCGGTAATGGAGTACTTGGCTGCTGAAGTCCTAGAGTTGGCCGGTAACGCGGCTCGTGACAACAAGAAGACGAGAATTATCCCTCGTCATTTGCAATTGGCCATCCGTAACGACGAAGAATTGAACAAGTTACTCTCCGGAGTAACGATAGCGCAAGGTGGCGTTTTGCCAAACATTCAGGCGGTCCTCCTGCCGAAGAAGACGGAAAAGAAAGCTTAA